In Ancalomicrobiaceae bacterium S20, the following proteins share a genomic window:
- a CDS encoding ABC transporter substrate-binding protein: protein MASRGRTNFENFTRNFLCLFDQIYPLSRDCRHGGWIMSGVSRRALLGAAVAAFAARPFRAARAAERPAVTFVNPGKTGEVFWDMVSATMRAAAAQLDIDLEILTAERDRIRMRDLGVAAASRATRPDYLIVVNEDLAATDIVIAAERHGVATLVVSNPLTPEQEAEVSRTGSASADPTSYRIGSLLPDHAGAGARMGAALVAAARRLGLADRDGRIHMLAIGGNDVTPASVQRLTGLRRALAGTPDVTLDRIVNAEWNGAQAEAITRGYLEWSRRAGTRPGAIWAANDPMALGALAALEETGRIGGKDCVVAGLNWSRLAIESIKTGRMVMTDGGHFFLGGFAIVMVRDHYDGSRAPAPSRIVQCAMAPLDAESVRRYEAAFPRDQFDNVDFNRFRRNDGAGSSYAFDVATVFSSLKSGGGL from the coding sequence ATGGCGTCGAGAGGCCGGACCAATTTCGAAAATTTTACGCGAAATTTCCTTTGTTTGTTCGATCAAATTTATCCGTTGTCCCGCGATTGTCGCCATGGAGGTTGGATCATGTCCGGTGTTTCGAGACGTGCCTTGCTTGGCGCTGCAGTCGCTGCGTTCGCCGCGCGCCCGTTCCGGGCAGCGCGCGCCGCAGAACGTCCGGCCGTGACCTTCGTCAACCCCGGCAAGACTGGTGAAGTGTTCTGGGACATGGTCTCGGCGACCATGCGCGCAGCCGCCGCACAGCTCGACATCGACCTCGAAATCCTGACCGCCGAGCGCGACCGGATCCGCATGCGCGACCTAGGCGTCGCGGCGGCATCGCGGGCGACGCGTCCCGACTACCTGATCGTCGTCAACGAGGATCTCGCTGCGACCGACATCGTGATCGCAGCGGAACGCCATGGCGTCGCCACGCTGGTCGTCTCGAACCCGCTGACGCCCGAGCAGGAAGCGGAGGTGTCCCGCACCGGTTCGGCATCGGCCGATCCGACCAGCTACAGGATCGGCAGCCTGCTGCCCGATCACGCCGGCGCCGGCGCCCGAATGGGCGCGGCGCTGGTGGCCGCGGCGCGCCGGCTCGGCCTCGCCGACCGCGACGGCCGCATCCACATGCTCGCGATCGGCGGCAATGACGTGACGCCGGCGAGCGTGCAGCGTCTCACGGGCCTTCGTCGCGCCCTCGCCGGCACGCCGGACGTGACGCTGGACCGGATCGTCAATGCCGAATGGAACGGCGCGCAGGCGGAGGCGATCACCCGCGGCTATCTCGAATGGAGCCGCCGTGCCGGCACCCGACCGGGGGCGATCTGGGCCGCCAACGACCCGATGGCGCTCGGCGCCCTCGCCGCACTGGAAGAGACCGGCCGCATCGGCGGCAAGGACTGCGTCGTCGCCGGCCTGAACTGGTCCCGGCTGGCGATCGAGAGCATCAAGACCGGCCGGATGGTGATGACCGACGGCGGCCACTTCTTTCTGGGAGGCTTCGCGATCGTCATGGTGCGCGACCATTACGACGGCTCGCGCGCGCCCGCGCCGAGCCGCATCGTCCAATGCGCCATGGCGCCGCTCGACGCCGAAAGCGTGCGCCGCTACGAGGCGGCCTTTCCGCGAGACCAGTTCGACAATGTCGATTTCAACCGGTTCCGACGCAACGACGGTGCGGGCTCGTCCTACGCCTTCGACGTGGCGACGGTGTTCTCGAGCCTGAAGTCCGGCGGGGGGCTCTGA
- a CDS encoding EAL domain-containing protein — protein MGVFASAMQRLEALKRQPRFPFQWKRSYQTFFMAVTLPVLVALNVASAFVTGYKLHGIIDEEIVGKVQAYRNTLPGQIGEPMWSFRYDRVEMALGRYAMDPDVISITVRDDSGAEVASIKGPAQFENVERIVDPIGYENGNVSRSVGTIEYAFSHRRSNDQILYRTIEMSGLRLSIAFIFIAAIIYLNRAKVVKPLSKLEKAMAESEADGTKHLVAWSSDDEVGRTIAAFNNMQRRLEEAERRRQETNARLDRLYNGTPALLHSVDRYGVLVHVSEYWLIETGYAREEVIGRPLDEFLTAESALAYHRRILPRFLETGITDDEPLRLVCRSGAVKDVLLAEIVDEAAPEGALSLSVMTDISEIKAAERELHRIAWIDPVSDLYNRRGFLDAVDDQIAALQERTEEALVFYLDLDRFKRVNDTFGHAAGDQLLRAIGTRLKTTFGAQALVGRLGGDEFAAFVPAATLEADICTVVGRALDGIRAPVEIDSITIEPSGSIGVARYPVDGRSAEDLLLAADIALYRAKNDGRDRAYTFDHGLAAEVAQRRARETDVRQGIAHGWFELFIQPIVRLADGRIVGGEALVRLRHPEKGLISPGEFIPAAEETGLIRPLGRLILSEAVRKIPALAAANGGSFYLSVNLSGSQVTDTLPEYLEQLLTENGVPASQLVLEIMETALLDDAEKVNRILSRVSALGIRFALDDFGTGFSSLNYVNRFPVDIIKIDRSFTRRLTEDSHEAARVRALVTTSVTLGRELGLGLVAEGIEQAAEFDRSVELGMEYGQGYLFSPPLPHDAFLELARANAGARTEAPPAARAMSA, from the coding sequence ATGGGCGTGTTCGCATCGGCCATGCAGAGGCTCGAGGCGCTGAAGCGCCAGCCGCGGTTCCCGTTCCAGTGGAAACGCTCGTATCAGACCTTTTTCATGGCCGTGACGCTGCCAGTGCTGGTGGCCCTGAACGTCGCCTCCGCCTTCGTGACGGGCTACAAGCTCCACGGCATCATCGACGAGGAGATCGTCGGCAAGGTTCAGGCCTATCGCAACACGCTGCCCGGCCAGATCGGCGAACCGATGTGGTCGTTCCGCTACGACCGTGTCGAGATGGCGCTCGGCCGCTATGCCATGGATCCGGACGTCATCTCGATCACGGTGCGCGACGACAGCGGTGCCGAGGTCGCGTCGATCAAAGGCCCCGCACAGTTCGAAAACGTCGAGCGGATCGTCGATCCCATCGGGTACGAGAACGGCAATGTCAGCCGGTCGGTCGGCACGATCGAATACGCCTTCTCCCACCGGCGCTCGAACGACCAGATCCTCTATCGCACCATCGAAATGTCGGGCCTGCGCCTCTCGATAGCGTTCATTTTCATCGCAGCGATCATCTACCTGAACCGCGCCAAGGTTGTGAAACCGCTGTCCAAGCTCGAAAAGGCCATGGCCGAGAGCGAGGCGGACGGCACGAAGCATCTGGTCGCGTGGTCGTCCGACGACGAGGTCGGCCGCACCATCGCGGCCTTCAACAACATGCAGCGCCGGCTGGAGGAAGCCGAGCGGCGCCGGCAGGAGACGAACGCGCGCCTCGACCGTCTCTACAACGGCACGCCGGCGCTGCTGCATTCGGTCGACCGCTACGGCGTGCTGGTGCACGTATCGGAATATTGGCTGATCGAGACGGGCTACGCCCGCGAAGAGGTGATCGGGCGTCCGCTCGACGAATTCCTGACCGCCGAGAGCGCGCTCGCCTATCATCGGCGCATCCTGCCGCGGTTCCTGGAAACCGGGATCACCGACGACGAGCCGTTGCGGCTCGTCTGCCGGTCGGGTGCGGTCAAGGACGTGCTGCTCGCCGAGATCGTCGACGAGGCCGCCCCCGAGGGCGCATTGTCGCTGTCGGTGATGACCGACATCTCGGAGATCAAGGCGGCGGAGCGCGAACTGCACCGGATCGCCTGGATCGATCCGGTCAGCGATCTCTACAATCGCCGCGGCTTCCTCGATGCGGTCGACGACCAGATCGCCGCGCTGCAGGAGCGCACGGAAGAGGCGCTGGTCTTCTATCTCGACCTCGATCGGTTCAAGCGGGTCAACGACACGTTTGGACATGCGGCCGGCGACCAGTTGCTCAGGGCGATCGGCACGCGGCTCAAGACGACCTTCGGCGCTCAGGCCCTTGTCGGCCGGCTCGGCGGCGACGAATTCGCCGCCTTCGTACCGGCCGCGACGCTCGAGGCGGACATCTGCACCGTGGTCGGTCGGGCGCTCGACGGCATCCGGGCGCCGGTCGAGATCGATTCGATCACGATCGAGCCCTCGGGCAGCATCGGCGTCGCGCGCTACCCGGTCGACGGACGGTCGGCGGAGGATCTGCTGCTCGCCGCCGACATCGCGCTCTACCGGGCGAAGAACGACGGCCGCGACCGCGCCTACACCTTCGACCATGGCCTCGCCGCCGAGGTCGCGCAGCGGCGCGCGCGGGAGACCGACGTGCGCCAGGGCATTGCACACGGCTGGTTCGAATTGTTCATCCAACCGATCGTCCGGCTCGCCGACGGCAGAATCGTCGGTGGCGAGGCGCTGGTGCGGCTCAGGCACCCGGAAAAGGGCTTGATCTCGCCGGGCGAGTTCATCCCGGCGGCCGAAGAGACCGGACTGATCCGGCCGCTCGGACGCCTGATCCTCAGCGAAGCGGTGCGCAAGATCCCGGCGCTCGCGGCGGCGAACGGCGGCAGTTTCTACCTGTCGGTCAATCTGTCAGGTAGCCAAGTTACGGACACGCTGCCGGAATATCTCGAGCAGCTGTTGACCGAGAACGGCGTGCCGGCCTCGCAGCTCGTGCTCGAGATCATGGAAACCGCGCTGCTCGACGACGCCGAGAAGGTCAACCGCATCCTGTCGCGCGTCTCCGCGCTCGGCATCCGCTTCGCGCTCGACGATTTCGGCACCGGCTTCTCGTCGCTCAACTATGTGAACCGCTTCCCCGTCGACATCATCAAGATCGACCGGTCGTTCACCCGCCGGCTGACCGAGGATTCCCACGAGGCGGCCCGTGTCCGCGCACTCGTGACGACCTCGGTCACGCTCGGCCGAGA